In the genome of Cronobacter malonaticus LMG 23826, one region contains:
- the smpB gene encoding SsrA-binding protein SmpB, with the protein MTKKKAHKPGSATIALNKRARHEYFIEEEFEAGLALQGWEVKSLRAGKANIGDSYVILKDGEAYLFGANFQPLNVASTHVVCDPTRTRKLLLNQRELDNLYGRINRDGYTVVALSLYWKNAWCKVKIGVAKGKKQHDKRSDLKEREWQLDKARIMKNAGR; encoded by the coding sequence ATGACCAAGAAAAAAGCACACAAACCTGGCTCAGCCACCATTGCGCTCAACAAGCGCGCCCGCCATGAGTACTTCATCGAAGAAGAGTTTGAAGCAGGCCTGGCCCTTCAGGGCTGGGAAGTTAAATCCCTGCGAGCGGGGAAAGCCAACATCGGTGACAGCTACGTTATCCTGAAAGACGGCGAGGCGTATCTGTTCGGTGCCAACTTCCAGCCGCTGAACGTAGCGTCCACGCATGTGGTTTGCGACCCGACCCGCACGCGTAAGCTGCTGCTTAACCAGCGCGAGCTGGATAATCTGTATGGCCGCATTAACCGCGATGGTTATACCGTGGTGGCCCTGTCGCTGTACTGGAAGAACGCGTGGTGCAAAGTCAAAATCGGCGTGGCGAAAGGTAAGAAGCAGCATGATAAGCGCTCCGATCTGAAAGAGCGCGAATGGCAGCTTGATAAAGCACGCATTATGAAAAACGCGGGGCGTTAA
- a CDS encoding HlyD family efflux transporter periplasmic adaptor subunit, with translation MSQLTMQEELARQGRFYSSVIWLTLAALVLFFVWAWFATLDEVTVGTGKITPSSRAQVIESLDGGIVNALMVHEGDVVDRGQMLARLDPTRFQSNYGEAAARARALRASSERLRSELTGEPLQFSEESMLEPALVARERQLYESRRRNLNETLENLQKTYNLVMAELRMTQPLVAKGAASEVEVIRLQRQAAELKGKMDDARNQFAVRAREEQVKNNADLDAQLQVMAGKADQLDRATLFSPVRGVVKDIQVTTVGGVLQPGGKLMEIVPLEDQLLVETRINPRDIAYIRPGLPATVKITAYDSSIYGDLKGEVEMVSPDTLQDEVKRDQFYYRVYVRTKSAELKNRNGKRFPILPGMVANVEIKTGQKTVLDYLIKPLNKVKEALRER, from the coding sequence ATGAGCCAATTAACGATGCAGGAAGAGCTTGCGCGTCAGGGGCGGTTTTATTCGTCGGTTATCTGGCTGACGCTGGCGGCGCTGGTGCTGTTTTTTGTCTGGGCGTGGTTTGCGACGCTGGATGAAGTGACGGTTGGCACCGGCAAAATCACGCCGTCGAGCCGCGCGCAGGTGATTGAGAGTCTGGACGGGGGCATAGTTAACGCGCTGATGGTGCATGAGGGCGATGTGGTGGATCGCGGGCAGATGCTGGCGCGGCTCGACCCGACGCGGTTTCAGTCGAACTACGGCGAGGCGGCGGCGAGGGCGAGGGCGCTGCGCGCGTCCAGCGAGCGGCTGCGCTCGGAACTGACCGGTGAGCCGCTTCAGTTTAGCGAGGAGTCGATGCTCGAACCGGCGCTGGTGGCCCGCGAACGCCAGCTTTATGAGTCGCGCCGTCGTAACCTTAACGAGACGCTGGAGAACCTGCAAAAGACCTACAATCTGGTGATGGCGGAGCTGCGTATGACCCAGCCGCTGGTAGCGAAAGGGGCCGCCAGCGAAGTGGAGGTTATTCGTCTGCAACGTCAGGCCGCCGAGCTGAAGGGCAAAATGGACGACGCGCGCAACCAGTTCGCGGTGCGCGCCCGTGAAGAGCAGGTGAAGAATAATGCCGATCTCGACGCGCAATTGCAGGTAATGGCGGGCAAGGCGGATCAGCTCGATCGCGCCACGCTGTTTTCGCCGGTCCGCGGGGTGGTGAAAGATATCCAGGTGACGACGGTGGGCGGCGTGCTCCAGCCCGGCGGCAAGCTGATGGAGATTGTGCCGCTGGAAGATCAGTTGCTGGTGGAGACGCGCATCAACCCGCGCGATATCGCCTATATCCGGCCGGGATTGCCCGCGACGGTGAAGATTACGGCATACGATTCGTCTATCTATGGCGATCTGAAAGGCGAGGTGGAGATGGTCTCGCCCGATACGCTCCAGGATGAGGTAAAACGCGATCAGTTTTATTACCGCGTGTATGTGCGCACCAAAAGCGCCGAGCTTAAGAACCGCAACGGCAAGCGTTTCCCGATCCTGCCGGGGATGGTCGCCAACGTGGAGATCAAAACGGGGCAGAAAACCGTGCTCGATTATTTGATTAAGCCGCTTAATAAGGTGAAAGAGGCGTTAAGGGAACGGTAG
- a CDS encoding type I secretion system permease/ATPase, with amino-acid sequence MSQIPDTESWIRAMTRAAGRFGLPADAPAVRQQMRWFENLPLAPRLERLAGLMGLQVRLTPIKNMRWNSQTLPVIVQLEEGGLMLLEAIDADGVVTYWLSEGGDLVREEPLEELLKRVKPDVALLGIAARGRDARIDDFTRPYEQHWFWRHFRHAGRKLAEISLASILGNVLALAGILFSMQVYDRVIPAESFPTLWVLFFGVLLAALFEFFIRLARTHVSDIMGKHIDLNVSSLFYARAMAIKNDERPKSTGSFISQLREIDQVRELLTSTTVGAAMDIPFVLLFLGIMALVGGQLVAIPLIAIPLIVIPGLLIQWPMAKLAKEGMRESAIRNAVLVESIEGVEDIKALQAEPYFQRQWEHTHSVGANIGMKQRVWGARLSGWASTVQQITYAGMLVFGSYLVLDGQITTGTLVACSLLSSRTLAPLMQLTMVFSRWQHAKTAMSGLNELLKKPLDKEAGSKMAHCPVLAGHYQFQDVQYSYDKEKGDQALLVPSLEIKPGERVAILGKVGAGKSTLLKLLSGQAQASKGKVIIDGVDLAHIDPMDVRRQVGFLSQESRLFFGTLRQNLMLGHPNATDAELLQALRISGALSMVQHDAASLDRLINEGGRGLSGGQRQMVLLSRLLVRNPQIVLLDEPTASMDEQLESYVIRQLHQWLTGRTLVLVTHRPALLSLVDRVVVMENGKVVADGPRDAILQTAQRNSNVASVA; translated from the coding sequence ATGTCCCAGATCCCTGATACCGAAAGCTGGATCCGCGCCATGACGCGCGCGGCAGGGCGGTTCGGATTGCCCGCCGACGCGCCGGCGGTGCGCCAGCAGATGCGCTGGTTTGAAAATTTACCGCTCGCGCCACGGCTCGAGCGTCTCGCCGGGCTGATGGGCTTACAGGTCCGCCTGACGCCCATTAAAAATATGCGCTGGAACAGCCAGACGCTGCCGGTCATTGTGCAACTGGAAGAGGGCGGGCTGATGCTGCTGGAAGCCATCGACGCCGACGGCGTGGTGACTTACTGGCTGAGCGAAGGCGGCGACCTGGTGCGCGAAGAGCCGCTGGAGGAGTTACTAAAGCGCGTGAAGCCCGACGTGGCGCTGCTCGGTATCGCCGCCCGCGGGCGCGACGCCCGCATCGATGATTTTACCCGCCCTTACGAACAACACTGGTTCTGGCGTCACTTCCGCCATGCCGGGCGCAAGCTGGCGGAGATTTCGCTGGCGTCGATTCTCGGCAATGTGCTGGCGCTCGCGGGCATTTTATTTTCGATGCAAGTGTATGACCGCGTGATCCCGGCGGAGTCGTTCCCGACGCTGTGGGTGCTGTTCTTCGGCGTGCTGCTGGCGGCGCTGTTTGAATTTTTCATCCGGCTTGCCCGCACGCATGTCTCCGACATCATGGGCAAGCATATCGATCTCAATGTGTCGTCGCTGTTTTATGCCCGCGCCATGGCGATTAAAAACGACGAGCGCCCGAAATCCACCGGCTCGTTTATCTCGCAGTTACGTGAGATCGATCAGGTGCGCGAGCTGCTGACCTCCACCACCGTCGGCGCGGCGATGGATATTCCGTTCGTGCTGCTGTTCCTCGGGATCATGGCGCTGGTGGGCGGGCAACTGGTGGCGATCCCGCTTATCGCGATCCCGCTGATTGTGATCCCGGGGCTTCTGATCCAGTGGCCGATGGCGAAACTCGCCAAAGAGGGGATGCGCGAGAGCGCTATCCGCAACGCCGTGCTGGTGGAGTCGATCGAGGGCGTTGAGGATATTAAAGCGCTCCAGGCCGAGCCCTATTTTCAGCGCCAGTGGGAGCACACGCACAGCGTGGGCGCGAACATCGGCATGAAGCAACGCGTCTGGGGCGCGCGCTTAAGCGGCTGGGCCTCGACGGTGCAGCAAATTACTTACGCGGGCATGCTGGTGTTCGGCAGCTATCTGGTGCTCGACGGGCAAATCACCACCGGGACGCTGGTGGCGTGTAGCCTGCTTTCCTCGCGCACGCTGGCACCGCTGATGCAACTGACGATGGTCTTTTCCCGCTGGCAGCACGCCAAAACCGCCATGAGCGGACTCAATGAGCTGCTGAAAAAGCCGCTGGATAAAGAAGCGGGCAGCAAGATGGCGCACTGCCCGGTGCTGGCGGGCCACTATCAGTTTCAGGATGTGCAGTACAGCTACGACAAAGAGAAAGGCGATCAGGCGCTGCTGGTGCCGTCCCTTGAGATCAAACCCGGCGAGCGCGTGGCGATCCTCGGCAAAGTGGGTGCCGGGAAATCGACGCTGCTGAAACTGCTCTCCGGCCAGGCGCAGGCGAGCAAGGGCAAAGTGATTATCGACGGTGTCGATCTGGCGCATATCGATCCGATGGACGTGCGCCGCCAGGTGGGTTTTTTGTCGCAGGAGTCGCGGCTCTTTTTCGGCACCCTGCGCCAGAACCTGATGCTCGGGCACCCGAACGCCACGGATGCTGAACTGTTGCAGGCGCTGCGCATCAGCGGCGCGCTCTCCATGGTGCAGCATGACGCCGCAAGCCTCGACCGGCTGATTAACGAAGGCGGACGAGGGCTGTCTGGCGGTCAGCGCCAGATGGTGCTGCTTAGCCGGCTGCTGGTGCGTAATCCGCAGATTGTGCTGCTCGATGAGCCGACCGCGTCAATGGATGAACAGCTGGAAAGCTACGTTATCCGCCAGCTTCACCAGTGGCTGACCGGCCGCACGCTGGTGCTGGTGACGCACCGCCCGGCGCTGTTGTCGCTGGTTGACCGCGTAGTGGTGATGGAAAACGGCAAAGTGGTGGCGGATGGCCCGCGCGACGCGATTTTGCAGACGGCGCAGCGTAACAGCAATGTCGCCTCGGTGGCGTAA
- the bamE gene encoding outer membrane protein assembly factor BamE, which yields MRCKTLTAAAAVLLMLTAGCSTLERVVYRPDINQGNYLTSTDIAKVRIGMTQQQVAYALGTPMMTDPFGSNTWFYVFRQQPGHEDVTQQTLTLTFNSNGVLTNMDNKPKLDAKR from the coding sequence ATGCGCTGTAAAACGCTGACTGCTGCCGCAGCGGTCCTTCTGATGTTGACCGCAGGCTGTTCTACTCTGGAGCGAGTGGTTTACCGCCCCGACATTAACCAGGGTAACTACCTGACGTCTACCGACATTGCTAAAGTCCGTATTGGCATGACGCAACAGCAGGTTGCTTACGCGCTGGGCACGCCGATGATGACGGACCCGTTCGGCAGCAATACATGGTTCTACGTTTTCCGCCAGCAGCCGGGTCACGAAGATGTCACGCAGCAAACGCTGACGCTGACCTTCAACAGCAACGGTGTGCTGACCAATATGGATAACAAGCCGAAGCTTGACGCGAAGCGTTAA
- the nadK gene encoding NAD(+) kinase, with product MNNHFNCIGIVGHPRHPTALTTHEMLWRWLLDRGYDVIIEQQIAEELKLTDARTGTLAEIGQQADLAVVVGGDGNMLGAARVLARYDISVIGINRGNLGFLTDLDPDNAQQQLADVLEGHYIREQRFLLEAQVCQKNCQKRISTAINEVVLHPGKVAHMIEFEVYIDEKFAFSQRSDGLIISTPTGSTAYSLSAGGPILTPSLDAITLVPMFPHTLSARPLVINSSSTIRLRFSNMRSDLEISCDSQIALPIQEGEDVFIRRCDYPLNLIHPKDYSYFNTLSTKLGWSKKLF from the coding sequence ATGAATAACCATTTCAACTGCATCGGTATTGTCGGACATCCACGTCACCCTACCGCGCTGACGACGCATGAAATGCTGTGGCGCTGGCTTTTGGATCGCGGCTACGACGTCATTATCGAGCAGCAGATAGCCGAGGAGTTAAAACTCACGGATGCCCGCACCGGAACGCTGGCGGAAATTGGCCAGCAGGCGGATCTGGCGGTCGTGGTCGGCGGGGACGGCAACATGCTCGGTGCCGCGCGCGTTCTGGCGCGCTATGACATCAGCGTCATCGGCATCAACCGCGGTAATCTCGGTTTCCTTACCGATCTCGATCCGGACAACGCCCAGCAGCAGCTGGCGGACGTGCTTGAAGGTCATTATATCCGCGAGCAACGCTTTTTGCTGGAGGCGCAGGTCTGCCAGAAAAATTGCCAGAAGCGCATCAGTACTGCCATTAATGAAGTGGTTCTGCACCCCGGTAAAGTGGCGCATATGATTGAATTCGAAGTCTATATTGATGAAAAATTCGCGTTTTCTCAGCGCTCGGACGGCCTGATTATCTCAACGCCAACCGGCTCCACCGCCTATTCGCTCTCGGCCGGCGGCCCGATTCTCACGCCGTCGCTCGACGCCATCACGCTGGTGCCCATGTTCCCGCATACGCTTTCGGCGCGTCCGCTGGTGATTAACAGCAGCAGCACCATTCGCCTGCGTTTTTCCAACATGCGCAGCGATCTGGAAATCAGCTGCGACAGCCAGATAGCGCTGCCTATCCAGGAAGGCGAAGATGTGTTTATCCGCCGCTGCGACTACCCGCTGAACCTCATTCATCCGAAGGACTACAGCTATTTCAATACGTTAAGCACAAAACTCGGCTGGTCAAAAAAATTATTCTGA
- the recN gene encoding DNA repair protein RecN, whose amino-acid sequence MLAQLTISNFAIVRELEIDFNAGMTAITGETGAGKSIAIDALGLCLGGRAEGDMVRAGASRADLCARFALKDTPAALRWLEENQLEDGSECLLRRVISSDGRSRGFINGTAVPLSQLRELGQLLIQIHGQHAHQLLLKPEHQKRLLDGYAGEGELMAQMAQSYRQWHQSCRDLALHQQQSQERAARAELLHYQLKELNEFNPQPGEFEQIDEEYKRLANSGQLLSTSQQALNLLADAEDANLQSQLYSARNLVTDLVGMDDKLSGVLNMLEEAAIQLSEASDELRHYCERLDLDPNRLYELEQRISRQITLARKHHIAPEELPAFHQKLLEEQQLLDDQADCLETLTLAVNKHHQQALAVAHALHESRVVYARELTQLITDSMHSLSMPHGQFTIDVLFEEHHLTAEGANRIDFRVSTNPGQPLQPLAKVASGGELSRIALAIQVITARKMETPALIFDEVDVGISGPTAAVVGKLLRQLGESTQVMCVTHLPQVAGCGHHHFFVSKETDGAMTETHMQPLDKKARLQELARLLGGSEVTRNTLANAKELLAA is encoded by the coding sequence ATGCTGGCACAATTAACCATCAGTAATTTCGCTATTGTTCGTGAACTGGAAATCGACTTTAACGCCGGGATGACCGCCATCACCGGCGAAACCGGCGCCGGTAAATCCATTGCGATCGATGCGCTGGGTTTGTGCCTGGGTGGCCGTGCGGAGGGCGATATGGTGCGCGCCGGTGCCAGCCGCGCGGATCTCTGCGCCCGCTTCGCGCTGAAAGACACGCCTGCCGCCCTGCGCTGGCTGGAAGAAAACCAGCTTGAAGACGGCAGCGAGTGCCTGCTGCGCCGTGTTATCAGCAGCGATGGCCGCTCGCGCGGCTTTATCAACGGCACCGCCGTGCCGCTCTCGCAGCTGCGCGAACTCGGTCAGTTGCTGATTCAAATTCACGGTCAGCACGCCCACCAGCTTCTGCTTAAACCTGAACATCAGAAACGCCTGCTGGATGGCTATGCAGGCGAAGGTGAGCTCATGGCGCAGATGGCGCAGAGCTACCGCCAGTGGCATCAAAGCTGTCGCGATCTCGCCCTGCATCAGCAACAGAGCCAGGAGCGCGCCGCGCGCGCCGAGCTGCTGCACTACCAGTTAAAAGAGCTTAACGAATTCAACCCGCAGCCGGGCGAGTTCGAGCAAATCGATGAAGAGTACAAACGCTTAGCCAACAGCGGGCAGCTGCTTTCTACCAGCCAGCAGGCGTTAAACCTGCTGGCCGACGCGGAAGATGCCAATCTGCAAAGCCAGCTCTACAGCGCACGCAATCTCGTGACCGATCTCGTCGGCATGGATGACAAACTCTCCGGCGTGCTGAATATGCTTGAAGAGGCCGCCATCCAGCTGAGCGAAGCCAGCGACGAACTGCGTCACTACTGCGAACGTCTGGATCTCGACCCGAACCGTCTGTATGAGCTGGAGCAGCGCATCTCCCGTCAAATCACGCTTGCGCGCAAGCACCATATCGCCCCGGAAGAGCTGCCCGCGTTCCACCAGAAGCTGCTTGAAGAGCAACAGCTTCTGGACGACCAGGCCGATTGCCTGGAAACGTTGACCCTGGCGGTCAACAAACACCACCAGCAGGCGCTGGCGGTAGCGCACGCGCTGCATGAAAGCCGCGTGGTCTATGCCCGCGAACTGACGCAGCTCATCACCGACAGTATGCATTCGCTGTCGATGCCACACGGTCAGTTCACGATTGACGTCCTGTTTGAGGAGCACCATCTGACAGCGGAAGGCGCCAATCGCATCGATTTCCGCGTCTCCACAAACCCGGGGCAGCCGCTGCAGCCGCTCGCGAAAGTGGCCTCCGGCGGCGAGCTTTCCCGTATCGCGCTGGCGATTCAGGTGATCACCGCCCGTAAAATGGAAACTCCGGCGCTGATTTTCGATGAAGTGGACGTGGGTATCAGCGGTCCTACCGCCGCCGTAGTGGGCAAACTGCTGCGCCAGCTTGGCGAATCCACCCAGGTAATGTGCGTCACCCACCTGCCGCAGGTCGCGGGCTGCGGCCATCATCACTTCTTTGTCAGCAAAGAGACCGATGGCGCGATGACCGAAACCCATATGCAGCCGCTGGATAAAAAAGCGCGTCTTCAGGAGCTGGCCCGCCTGCTGGGCGGTAGCGAAGTTACACGCAATACCCTGGCGAACGCTAAAGAGCTGCTGGCGGCGTAA
- a CDS encoding cytochrome C assembly family protein — MPVFSLLALVAYSVSLALIIPGLLRKNSAWRRLAIISAMIALVCHAVALEGRLFPDDSSGGQNLSLLNVGSLVSLMICTVMTIVASKNRGWLLLPIVYAFALINLAFATFVPNEYITHLETTPGMMVHIGLSLFSYATLIIAALYALQLAWIDYLLKNKKLVFSADMPPLMGIERKMFHITQVGVVLLTLTLCTGLFYLHNMFSMENIDKAVLSIVAWFVYIILLWGHYHEGWRGRRVVWFNVAGAALLTLAYFGSRVIQQFAG; from the coding sequence ATGCCTGTTTTTTCACTGCTGGCGCTTGTCGCCTACTCGGTAAGCCTGGCGCTTATCATTCCCGGCCTGCTTCGCAAGAACAGCGCGTGGCGTCGTCTTGCGATAATTTCGGCGATGATAGCGCTCGTCTGTCACGCCGTGGCGCTGGAAGGTCGGCTGTTCCCGGACGACAGCAGCGGCGGCCAGAATCTCAGCCTGCTGAATGTAGGTTCACTGGTCAGCCTGATGATCTGCACCGTGATGACGATTGTGGCCTCGAAAAACCGCGGCTGGCTGCTGTTGCCGATTGTTTACGCGTTTGCGCTTATCAACCTGGCGTTCGCGACCTTCGTACCGAATGAATACATTACGCATCTGGAAACCACGCCCGGCATGATGGTGCACATCGGCCTGTCGCTCTTCTCCTACGCGACGCTGATTATCGCTGCGCTCTACGCGCTGCAACTGGCGTGGATAGACTATCTTCTGAAGAACAAAAAGCTGGTGTTCAGCGCCGATATGCCGCCGCTGATGGGCATCGAGCGCAAGATGTTCCATATTACCCAGGTGGGCGTCGTGCTGCTGACGCTGACGCTCTGCACCGGCCTGTTCTATCTTCACAACATGTTCAGCATGGAGAATATCGACAAAGCGGTGCTGTCCATCGTCGCATGGTTTGTCTATATCATCCTGCTTTGGGGACACTATCATGAAGGCTGGCGCGGCCGCCGCGTGGTGTGGTTTAACGTTGCAGGCGCCGCCTTGCTGACGCTCGCCTACTTCGGCAGCCGGGTTATCCAGCAGTTCGCTGGCTAA
- the grpE gene encoding nucleotide exchange factor GrpE — translation MSSKEQKTPDGQAPEEIVTEQHEEVEAVESAESAEQVDPRDEEIARLQSELTQAQNRERDTVLRMKAEMENLRRRTEQDIEKAHKFALEKFINELLPVIDSLDRALEVANKENQDMAAMVEGIELTLKSMLDVVRKFGVEVIADTNVPLDPNVHQAIAMVESEDVAPNHVLAVMQKGYTLNGRTIRAAMVTVAKAKA, via the coding sequence ATGAGTAGTAAAGAACAGAAAACGCCTGACGGGCAAGCCCCGGAAGAGATCGTCACGGAGCAGCATGAAGAGGTTGAGGCTGTAGAATCTGCCGAATCTGCTGAGCAGGTGGATCCGCGCGATGAAGAGATTGCCCGGTTGCAGTCGGAGTTAACGCAGGCCCAGAACCGCGAGCGCGACACTGTGTTGCGCATGAAAGCGGAGATGGAAAACCTGCGTCGCCGTACCGAGCAGGATATCGAGAAGGCGCATAAATTCGCGCTGGAGAAATTCATCAACGAGCTGCTGCCGGTTATCGACAGCCTCGATCGCGCGCTTGAAGTGGCGAACAAAGAAAACCAGGATATGGCCGCGATGGTGGAAGGGATCGAACTGACCCTGAAATCGATGCTGGATGTAGTGCGTAAGTTCGGCGTGGAAGTGATTGCCGACACCAACGTGCCGCTGGATCCGAACGTGCATCAAGCTATCGCCATGGTGGAATCGGAAGACGTTGCGCCGAACCACGTGCTGGCGGTGATGCAGAAAGGCTATACCCTGAACGGCCGCACCATTCGCGCCGCGATGGTGACCGTCGCGAAAGCGAAGGCGTAA
- a CDS encoding type II toxin-antitoxin system RatA family toxin — MPQISRTALVPYSAEQMYKLVNDVKSYPEFLPGCVGSRVLESSPGQMTAAVEVSKAGISKTFTTRNTLISNQSILMHLVDGPFKKLMGGWKFTPLTEDACQIEFNLDFEFTNKLIELAFGRVFKELASSMVQAFSQRAKEVYSAG; from the coding sequence ATGCCCCAGATTAGTCGTACTGCCCTGGTGCCTTACAGCGCTGAGCAGATGTACAAGTTAGTGAACGATGTGAAATCCTACCCGGAGTTTCTGCCAGGCTGCGTGGGAAGCCGCGTGCTGGAATCGTCGCCGGGCCAGATGACGGCCGCGGTGGAAGTGTCGAAAGCCGGCATCAGCAAGACGTTCACCACCCGCAATACGCTGATCAGCAATCAGAGCATTTTGATGCATCTGGTCGATGGCCCCTTCAAAAAACTGATGGGCGGCTGGAAATTTACGCCGCTGACCGAAGACGCCTGCCAGATTGAATTCAATCTTGATTTTGAATTCACTAATAAGCTTATCGAACTCGCGTTTGGCCGGGTCTTTAAAGAGCTTGCGTCCAGCATGGTGCAGGCGTTCTCACAGCGTGCCAAAGAGGTTTACAGTGCCGGGTGA
- a CDS encoding HlyC/CorC family transporter, whose product MEHISTTTLIVTLIVMVVVSAYFSGSETGMMTLNRYRLRHLSKQGNRAAKRVERLLRKPDRLISLVLIGNNLVNILASSLATIVGMRLYGDAGVAIATGVLTFVVLVFAEVLPKTVAALYPEKVAFPSSFLLGPLQIIMMPLVWLLNMITRVLMRMVGIKADNVVSAALSKDELRTIVHESRSQISRRNQDMLLSVLDLEKVSVSDIMVPRNDIVGIDINDDWKSIVRQLTHSPHGRIVLYRESLDDAIGMLRIREAWRQMNEKKEFTKEVMLRAADEIYYVPEGTPLSVQLVKFQRNKKKVGLVVNEYGDIQGLVTVEDILEEIVGDFTTSMSPTLAEEVTPQNDGSVIIEGSANVRELNKAFNWRLPEEEARTVNGMILEALEEIPSAGIRLRLHQYDIDILDVQENMIKQVRITPVKPLRESVEGN is encoded by the coding sequence TTGGAACATATCTCAACCACTACACTCATCGTAACGCTTATCGTGATGGTGGTGGTCTCCGCCTACTTCTCCGGCTCCGAAACCGGGATGATGACCCTCAACCGTTACCGCCTGCGGCACCTGTCGAAGCAGGGCAACCGCGCGGCAAAACGGGTGGAACGCCTGCTGCGCAAGCCTGACCGGCTGATAAGCCTGGTGTTAATCGGCAACAACCTGGTCAATATTCTCGCGTCATCACTTGCCACTATTGTTGGTATGCGCCTGTATGGCGACGCGGGCGTGGCGATCGCCACCGGCGTACTGACCTTCGTGGTGCTGGTTTTCGCTGAAGTCCTGCCAAAAACCGTCGCAGCGCTCTACCCGGAGAAAGTCGCATTCCCGAGCAGCTTTTTACTCGGCCCGCTGCAAATCATTATGATGCCGCTGGTCTGGCTGCTGAATATGATCACGCGCGTGCTGATGCGCATGGTCGGTATTAAAGCGGATAACGTGGTGAGCGCCGCGCTCAGCAAAGATGAGCTGCGCACCATCGTGCATGAGTCGCGCTCGCAGATTTCACGCCGCAATCAGGACATGCTGCTCTCCGTGCTGGATCTGGAGAAAGTGAGCGTCAGCGACATCATGGTGCCGCGTAACGATATCGTCGGCATTGATATCAACGATGACTGGAAATCTATCGTCCGCCAGCTGACCCACTCGCCGCACGGGCGCATCGTGCTGTATCGCGAATCCCTCGACGACGCTATCGGCATGCTGCGCATCCGCGAAGCCTGGCGGCAGATGAACGAGAAAAAAGAGTTCACCAAAGAGGTGATGCTGCGCGCCGCCGATGAGATCTACTACGTGCCGGAAGGTACGCCGCTCAGCGTCCAGCTGGTGAAATTCCAGCGCAATAAAAAGAAAGTGGGCCTGGTGGTCAATGAATATGGCGATATTCAGGGGCTAGTGACGGTAGAAGATATTCTTGAAGAGATTGTCGGCGACTTCACGACGTCGATGTCACCCACGCTTGCTGAGGAAGTCACGCCGCAAAACGACGGCTCGGTTATCATCGAAGGCAGCGCCAACGTGCGCGAGCTTAACAAAGCGTTTAACTGGCGCTTACCGGAAGAAGAAGCCCGCACCGTCAACGGCATGATCCTCGAAGCGCTGGAGGAGATCCCCTCCGCCGGCATTCGCCTGCGTCTGCACCAGTACGATATCGATATTCTCGATGTGCAGGAAAACATGATTAAACAAGTGCGGATAACACCGGTAAAACCGCTGCGGGAAAGCGTGGAAGGCAACTAA
- a CDS encoding RnfH family protein: MPGEIQVEVAYALPEKQYLRKVKLPEGASVEEAIIASGLLELRKDIDLKKNKVGIYSRPVKLADTLNDGDRVEIYRPLIADPKELRRQRAERAAKK, translated from the coding sequence GTGCCGGGTGAGATTCAGGTGGAAGTGGCGTATGCCCTGCCCGAAAAACAGTACCTGCGTAAGGTAAAATTGCCCGAAGGCGCGTCGGTGGAAGAGGCGATTATCGCCTCCGGCCTGCTGGAGCTGCGTAAAGATATCGACCTGAAAAAGAATAAGGTCGGCATCTACAGCCGCCCGGTTAAGCTTGCCGATACGTTAAATGACGGCGACCGCGTGGAGATTTACCGCCCGCTGATTGCCGACCCGAAAGAGCTGCGTCGCCAGCGTGCCGAACGCGCGGCGAAAAAATAA